ATTAAGTAAAAGACGTACAGAAATCACCTAATTCGCACACTTCATAAATTTCAAATCCGCAAAttctattttcaaaaattctaaATTCACATCCACACCCGCATCAAATGACTAGAGAACTAACAGGAACATTAGCACCGGAACAATCATGCCAATCGAAAACCGTTCAGGTGACGAATTTACGGTGCCACCGCCTGTATTTTCCCCTATGAAAACTTAAGTTAgcatcaaaagaaaaagaatcggtacaaataaaaaaaaacttgctGAAACAATTCAACAACTTACCTTTATTTGTTGGTAAATCTTTAGGGAATGTGTAGTTGAAATAAAATTGAGAATCACCATACCACATGCTACAACCATGCCCATGAGCCTCCCATTCTTTTTTATTCCCAATTCTTGATCTAAAAATCACCAATTGATCATCAAAGCATTTTCCACAATCTTGTCTGCTTATATCTCGAGTGCACTGAGCCAATGCGTACCTCTTTTCGTATTTTCCGACATCCAAAACCTtagtttgaaacatcaatggcTGGTCCGGAGCTGTAGAAACAAGATCATTCATAAAGTTTAGAGTCTTAGAAACCACGTTTGGATCTTCGAGATTAGTGTCGTTAGCTATCGCCATTGCAGATCGATCCCACACCCCGAAAAATCTTTGGTTAGAGTATCGAAGAAAACACCATCTATACCATTTAGTTACGCTCTTACTATCTGTATAGCATCCGCGGTTTAATGTAGCGTTCTTGATGCAAGCCGCGCAGTTTGCTGAAGAAAGATCGGCTCTACATTGTGTAAGACCGTAAATTTTGTCGGAATTTTTTCCTGATTCGGCTTTGTAGAATCCGTTGTTGGAAGGGGCGTTTGTTGCGAGTGAATCCATTAGATTcttgaaatttatttggtaatcaTTCGTTAGGTTCGCTTTAATATCGGCTGAACATTCCGCTCCAAGAATCTGGTTAGTGTCGGAACAAGAAGAATAGCTGAGTAGAGCCAGTAAAGttgttaaaagaattaaaatctcCATTATTTTTGGGTTCAGACAGCGATAGAGATTATGAATTGAGCTAGAAACTATCAAATCTGGGCATATTTTGAAAGGTCAAGTCAACTGTTTATTGCTTGGATTGCAAGTATCGTTTGATTGAATATGGTTAGCACCAAAGATTAAAGTCAACTAAATTATATCTTACTAGTACATTCACCCTCGCTTTGCTTCGGGAGTATTGTAGTTAGACAATATTGATTGGACAATAAAATCCTAAATGAAAAGATTGATATATACATTTATGTGAATGAGTTTTAGAAAGGTAAAAATAATtcaagataaaaaaattcaattacagacgaaaaaaattgaagtataataaaataatcttttttaaCGCCCTTAtcagaaataaataaaacatgcTTGGACAtaattgtatttaaaattaattttaagattaTTTATCTGTTCatgtatgtaaaaaatattaattctaatACTGTAAATCCGTCTAATATCAAATAcgtgtttttaattttattaaaaacacaTTGTTGAAACTTAAAAAcactatattaattatttaccaTGTAAAACCATTACCGTGACTCATACGAAGCAACTAATACCCGCTAAtaactattaaaattaaatataaccgGTTCTTTTATTCACATctttttaagaatatttttaaatactacAAAACTCAAAAAATGATAAGCGACTAAAATGCATGTCTATTTATTAATagcaataataaaaagtatttttttctctatttaaatatcatttagttaaattgaaaaaaaaattacatgctaaatttattctaaaacaaTTGTACTGTGCAAAATTAAACTTAGAAAAATGGTGTTTTTTTATAGACTCCAGTTATTTCCATGATTATAGCCCTCTACCAACTcttaagaaattaaattaatgggCCAATTAATGGTTGGAGTGTTTTGTCCaatactaatttttaattatacttgatgattaataattttaaaattaggccACCTCCTCTCCGATATTTGGAATCCAGTCAATTAAGGGCAGAATGGATTCAAGGTCATCAGCTCAACGTGCTGTCAAAGGCTGCGTTTACGGGTTAAACGTAgcattatttagttaattagcACCACTTAAATTGTAGCGTTCATTTTATCGGCTATTCACATTCGTTTGATTTGACAGCCGTGTCTCTAACCCTAAACGAACATCACATTAAACAAAGTTCATTTTCATCATCTTCAGCCGTCTAATGTTGTCtcaaattcaaaaagaaacTTTAAAAGTCATTGCAATAGCCACTATCAAGAGAAAACGGTGAGAGTCATCTGGATACACACGGAACAGAGAAAAGAAGCAGACTTCCGATAAGGAAAAAGATCCATCGCATAGAGTAACATTGAAACTGCATACACTGCTTTTACGttttcaattctaaatttatGTATATGCGAGGTGAAACGCAACAATCAAGGACACATGCAAGACCGATAGAAAGACCAACAGTGAATTACTGATAAGTTGAATTGAATAACCTGGATCTCCTGCTTTCTGTCTCTAATACCAAGAGATGAACAGAGTTAGTAGTAAAATCGACAGTAAAGAGCTCACTTGTAGGTAATATAAGCAATACAAATTATCTAATTCATTATTTGTGCATGAATAGCTTGTGTAACTGGACTTGTaattctgaaacaaattaaagaagCTCAATTAGCAAACAATTAATCGGTACTGCAACTAATTGCTAACCTAATGAAGAAGAtggaaaatgaaagttggtagTCTTCTTCAAACACTGAGTTATATATTGGTTTAATATTGAGGTAAAGATTGAAGGATATAAACAGAAAGTGTGGACAGGAAGCTGCCACATGAGACAACTTAACAGCTGTAACCATTTGGATAAGCTCACAAAGAAATATAACTTCTCCAAGAAGGTGCTTCTTCAAGAAGTTGCGCACTATTTACCGTAAAGGACAtccattttcaatttaataacaGCATGTGGCTTGTTGTAATAAGTAAAAGGCGTAAATACCCTGTTATTAATGTGTGATTGTGTTCTATTCCAAGGACTGAATAGTAAAAAAGGAATGAAATTACATAATTAGACAGCTAATAAGGCACTATTTCAACAAAACCAGTTTTCATATCTATTGAAGTAAAGGCGGTGCGAAGGTTAAAAAAGAGAGAAGCATAACACTGTTCAATGAACAGTGATTTTTGCTTCTCTTTTATAAGTTAGTATATTGATTTGAATCCCACTTGCTTAAGTTATGCTTAAGATGAGGTTACCGACATAAACATCCACAGAGTTGAATTAGGATTGAAAATTCCACAccattttgacattttaaaacttaactaaaaatttagtttttttaattttagtcctatttttaattttgatagtaATTGTAACCcagtttaaaaaatatcttAATTACTATGTGATATGTTATacattaaaaatttgatttttaaaagttatgtgtataaaataaaaataaagtgaaacTTAAAAgactatttaaaaatgtttcatTTAAAAAGAAAGCACAAAAATCTATGGATTTGGGCTTGTTTTAAATGGACAGAAGCCCATAAAAGTAAAACAAATGGGCTGTATAGCGCACAAGAACAATCTAGGCCTATAAAACAAGTACACAGGCCTATGCTTCAaacttaaatttcttaattatttttttgagttttaccAAAAGAATAATATTTTGATGCAAACAAGGTTGCAGGAACTCCAACAAAGAGGTGCCATGGTGGTCCAAGAGACTGCCACATCAAATAGTATTTTCTCTCTATAAAATGGCTAATTAACTATTCAATTTTTGGTTAGTTAACCAATTCTGTCCAAATACTGAACTACTTAATTAACCATATTTTTATGCAAACTTAAAATGACACAGGAACATCTAATAGAAagatcttaaaaaaattaaaactgaccCAAATATATGTATGTGTgtgtatttaataaatttatagtttataatttatttaaaaaaaatcaagcgaAAGACGTTATTTGAATAGTTTATTACTTCTTGAAAGATAATGAAAAATTTAGCGCATACTGATTgttataatcaaaattaattttcatatattagACTTTTcaagattaaattattttgttattttgttttttattcataCTGTATTTTTTTGTAGATGCGATTATAGATTTCAAATAGAATAAGATTGAATGAATGAATGCAATGACAGTATGTGCGAGAAATGGACAAATTCAAATTATTatgtgttgttgtatgattttTGAGTTTGTATAAAAATCTGGTTAACTAATAATTTTCAGTATTTGTACTGAAATGATCAATTAACAAAAACTGACAggttaattaactatttttttgaagaaaaaaaaacataaagttTGATATGGCAGTCTCCTAGACAGCCACCGCACCTATTTGTAAGAGTTCCGGCAACtttatttgagaaaaatttaaaatttgaaagataatatgtttaaattttgttatacaatttttatcaccttataattttttcgcTACCTATCTAATTTCCAGTTTGgaaaaaaaacttgaaataaAATGTGAATATAAACAACATTATTCGCAGACGAcccaacaaattttaaaattaaattcataaataaCTCCGATATTAAATAACTCCATTTTTGTTGGTTAAACATAAACCTTTAATGTTTAGATATTCATCTTTATTGTTAAAATGTTCGatcgaatttttaaatttgttggtATTGATCTAtttagcacggaaacggaaacgggaaacggaaacgatacgaaacggacacggggaaacgaaagtttttcaaaatgaaggacacgaaacgtgggggaaacgtgcaaataacaaaaatatagggatatatttataaaaatattatctaaatatttatgataattaacaaaataattcattttaatatactaatatttaaaattttataaatatataaaaaaatataatataattcaacacaaataagtatattgatgtattgtgggcaatgcaAATGTAAcatttatgggtaactagttagatttttttatttgtgggtaataattttaatttttttacaaatttttaatttttattatttacggaaacggccctaaaacgtttcgtacgggtgtccaaaagtttccggtttccgaaacgggaaacgtaactttatcgaagtttccgtgcttcttaggtATTGATTTGTCATGTTAATTCTCTCTCcaaatatatctatatatataatttgtatatactattattactattttttgtCAGTAcgacaataaaatttaaataaatatgaaatttattttgtctttttagcattTTGTGACCAAATAGTCgtagaaaatatttatttaatatattttaaaaaataaaaatcaacataataaaatagtAGATTCAGATAAGTTCGTTTgcaatttttgtaatttttctataaatatatgACACTGACATTTTACTTGTTTATTAATTGCTACAAGGATATGAAACACTCTACATGCATCCAATTTCAGTTATCCGTCAATTTTTCAGTCATGAAGATTTAATATGAAATTTCTCTCTtggtgaaaaataaaatttccagatGAAAAGTATTGTTGTTTCTAATTCAAGAGTGGAAATGATTTTCTTTTCCTAATTACTTTGTTTAATAGTCTTTAATTATAAGTTTCTTTCTGAAAGGAAGAGTTTCCCCCTCAAGCAAAAAGTTTCTTTTGATGGAAGAGAGCtcaaaaaaaatgtttgatttgcatTACTTGAAAtttacaacaacaaaaaaaatcttTGATGAATGATGATCATAGTCTTTGAACTTGTACGTTAATTACGATTAgttaaaataatactttttacCGACCATGATAACTCGATTTgagagttaattttttttaagtataaagTTGAAGTCGAGAAATTAAATTTCTCGCTaccaaatattattaataacaaaacgtttgaatacaaaattaaactaaacaatTCAACAATTGATTTAAGATGTATTACTAAAATGTGGGTTAATTTAATTTGGCGTATAAGTTCAGAAACTGACAGATTCTTTAGTTTACATTAGTTGTGGTATTAAACATCAACtcaaaatctaataaaaatatcTCGAATGGTGCTCTTTATTTTAGAGAgtataattgttaaaataaagagtgtttttaatataaagagtaatatatttaaatttactccAATAAACTCTCTAATAtttaccttttattttatttttataaaatatattaaaaaataaaaaatattaataatattgatttatttattcagtttttaaatttaaaaattcaaaataatatatttaaaatgaaaaataaccacttattttaaaatttgaaattttgtgtttttaaaaatgaagtagagagtgaaaatgactCTCACTCTAAAATTAAATGTTAGAGAGTCCattatactttaatttattaacaaaactctttaaattagaGAGTTTGTCAGTTTTAAAGAGGCCATTGAAGATGCTCTAACTTGGTTTCACAATCAACAATCATCAAAGTTAAAATAGAagctaattatatataatgaatAACAAAACTAATCGATAATCACAAGAATGGCGGAAAGCATTTGATGAAAGGGTAATTAATATTGCCTTCATGAGTTTTGGTCCAAAATACTATTTTTCCatgagttttaaaaatcaactaTTTTCCtttgaattttatgtttcatttaaCTAACACCCTCTTATAGAGGGGGGGTATTTGTTAAGAAGATACAAATATCAAGGAATAAACAGTTGGCTTTTTAAAACTCACAATGAAAGTAGTATTTTGGATCAAAACTCATGGGGATAATAATATTTAACCCTTGATAAAATTCGAGGGTggaataaaatatttgaaatcaatgTGTCTCCAAAACAAAGTTGAGATCAGATCGAAAGAAGATGAAAAATGCTGTAAAACTTATCCCATCGAGACATAAATTTGATTTAGTATTTGTTtgaatatttatgtttattttataaaattagttaatatttgatttgttaattattttaggATTATGATTTGATGAAAAAACACGTCTTAGAAATAAGGGTGCAATCTCTTAAAGCCTATGCGATTAAATATGACGCCGTGCGTGTGTTCATATCCAAGCAAAAAAATCTATACtcaaccaaaaaaaatatattacccAACCCAAACATAAAATACTTACATATATTACCCAAATAGAAAATACCTACAcctaaatagaaaatatataatacCCAAAAAGAAAATACATATATTTGAACAAAGGACATTTATAGTCGAGTAAGGGATGTTTATATAATGCGTGAATATATCCAAATAAAGGGATCTCCAATAGTAGAGACAAAATGATGTGAATTTTACAATATAACTATACTTGTTTCATCTAATAGTTGATTCTATTTTTTAGAcattaaaagaatattttcaatatatttttatctaataaattatttaaacattttacacTTACACCCATAAATTATTTAACACTTACAAAGTacattcatatatatatttataataaaatttattattaattttaataataaattttctaacTATGTTcatacaattttaaatatataaaataattatatttattaaaaaaattcattaaataataaaatatactcTATTTATAGATTTTGAACTAATTAATGCAAATCcattttatttaatgttatctatactatatataaaagcacggatgggggggcaggcaaatttactgaataatccttttcagtttactactaaataaaggttttatagtcattaactaattagttatttatttaatcactattgtaattaaagtcctaaatagaataggtagctaaattatctccaatttaatttttagtatgtaaaaaatagctaaattgtctccaaattagtaggaatacatatcttttagtttgataaaactaaaaaattaaaatattatatttggtcaatatattattatttaaattctatcttattatttttaaagatattattaataaaattaagttaattattgaactatggttattataaaaccaaaagaaaaaaatttaataaccgaatatattataaattttttttaattgttaaattacaattagaatttgatttgaataaggGATTCATGTCTTAATTCGTAATCCGAATTCTAATTGTAGAAGATTATACAATTGAAATCAGGAAACAATGAGTTTGGTTTGAATAagatatcaaaaaatttaatctattaaactaattttacatCTACGACTATAGAGCTATATATAAATACTTACCAACATACTTACCAACATATTACATATATGCATAGCCTATTAATTACCTATATAACTTGTGTAAGTTAGTTTCTTGCGAACACCTTTTTCATGCTTAATGTCTTTTAGTGgtactttaaaattattacttgatactataaatttaataaattactattatatctatactaatatatataattacggATGAAACAATATAcacatttataataatatctataataataaataaataattattttagtgttttttattatttattggtaTATGGTTAAAATAGTATATGCTTTcataagatattttttattgcaataaaaactctaactaatttaatttaacattgataataatttttatatatttcagtttaattataatgaattcaATTATATAACATACAATTActactatttaaaatattagtataaTTAACAGTTTTAATCAAACTCATAAAGatattttacaattgaataaaactctaactaatttaatattaataatataaaaaatataataattaaattaaaattaattatcaacaAATTGaagtattataattatttataataaaatttctaactgatttaatattaattttaaataaaatatattggtATAATTATGatgaaattatttaatatttaaattgaagagtcacattacgagtcacgtgcgtagcacgtaatgcgaaactagtatattaaAATTTCCGATTAAATTGGACATGCATATTTGGACTATACTATagtaaaaactaataaatatttataataaaatttataataaaataaaaaataaaaataaaatagggttACTCTATTTATATCTCCAATAGTATTCTATTTTAATACACACTATTATAGAGTGACTCTATATATAGAGTAAAAAGATAATACATTATAATATAGTTGAATTTGGAGTACTATTGGAGAGGATTTATAttctaaaatggtaaaataagGAACTATTAGAGACGACCTAATATGTGAATATACACCCATAATGTGTCAATATACACCCGAGTAATTCGAGTTATAGACGGAACAATATTCTTATGTTGTACTTAAGAAAAATGTGATTGCACACGTACGTGCAAGCACATTTTGCAGGCACATATTTCTTAAGTACAAcacaaaaaatatatctataatttttgtaaacataataaaaaaatagcacttcaaaatcaaattattaaataaaatcttATCGATGacatgattttatatataaatatatttgtggACAATCACCTTAAACAACATGGTGCTCGATGATTTGTCAAGATTATTATGATATTCATTAGAGAATGATAAGATCTAATTGATTCATTATCTATCATAGACTCATAGTGGCAGAGCCACTTGAACAATAACAGGGACAGctctcttttaatttaaataaaataattataataatttataaattttaaattttagttgttatatagaaatataatataaattttctataaattttaattttttataatatatagaaAAACATCATAATTTATTAGAATAGTATATTTTTgcctcttttaatttttaattcatcgCTACGTTAATGCTCTTTTCTCCAATATTATCCTGCTGCCTGCACCTAGACAACTTTGTGCTATAGGTAACAACATCATTTTTGTAACAGAAAAAGTTTAATAATCAGATTGTGACTTACGAGTTGATCTTTTGTTCTATTGCTTATTCAAGAGGataattgtaaaataatttaatagtcAAATAAATTAAAGGAAGTTGTTGATTTTCTATTAAATAGTTTGGCAAATGGCTACTAAAACCAACCATTTCGTCTTTCATCTTCACTAGTAAATTCTGATTATTAAATAGGATCAATTGTatccttaaaaaaaataggcttaactgtaaaaaaatcataaatatttgcATGTTTTGCGATCATAACACAAATTTTAAGATTTGATAGAATTATTCGTCAATTTGTATTTATGGCAAATTGAAATACCTacttattttcattaaaaaaatactaatgtgTCTGTTGAACAACGTATATTTTAATGTCCACATCGGTAATTTTTTCATTAGAAAATAGTTCGGTGTTTCGATTTGTCAAAATATAAAAGTTggtgattgattttattaagtttaaagttcatatataatttacaaattatGTAAGtcgtaatttaatttacatttaatcatattaaaaaggaaaaaaggtcATTCATACCCCAATGATTTGAAATTAGGATCAAGTGAGCTTTTAACGTTCGGAAAGATTCAACTGTGCCCCCAACTTTGAACAAGTAGGCCTCCAGATTAATACCGTCACTGACTCTGTTACCTCAATTCTACGTGTCTATTTTTGTACTGTTGCCATTAATGACATCCATTAAGGGAAAGGGAAAAGGTCATCCATGTCATAAAGTTTGGGGCCAGTACTAAGTGAGCACTCAACCAAAAAAGTTCAACTGAGCCTCTAACGTGTGAAATTTTGAAAAAGCAAACCTTCCAGTTTGGCGCCGTACTAATAGAATACTAATAGAATAGAAAATACTAATAGAATAGAAAAGAACTGTTTGTAATTCCTTTACATCAATTCTACGTGGCTATTTTTGcaaccaaaaattaattaagaaaaatatcttATCTTATAATTTTGGTAGCTATAGGACCTCAATCCATAGTTTCTTTCGGTCGAAGCTGTATACCTTGGGGCAATACGATTTTCAGAGCATTTACACCACCTGCTGCAACCTTCATAAGTGTATTAGACATTGTTATTTCTTTATGCTGGAATATACGGGAATTAAATAGAATCGTTTTAGACAtaccttttatcgattttacaaatttaattgattattgCACCAaatctcaagtatttttataataaaaaatacttaTAATTCACAATGTattccttaattatatatatttcgaTTGAGAATTGAGTAAtcattaatttagttaattatgtATCTCCAAAGTAAATAAAGTGTTCCATGAACAAGTATAACTCTTTATGAAGTTATTAATTTTCATGGAGTTGTAACCTTTTATGAAAGGTATTGCACCCTTTCTATTCCATATACATAGTCAAGTGGATTCGGGTCAAACCGTTATGGACGACTTGATCCAAATACCAACACTTAGTGTACTCCTTGCTAAAGAAAATGATGATGAGGGCGAATTACGActcaattttctttttagagTTTGTGCAGTTTGAGATTTAGGAATTGGCTGGGAATTTGGGCTTGGATTAGAAGAAGATGGCTTTTATAAAAGTCATGTCACTAATTAAAAATCATGCCATTAATAACAACGGAAAACAAATAGCCACATAGGATTGAAGTATCGACATCGGAGACTGTTACTTGGAGGGGGGGTTCAAAACATTAAACGTTAG
This region of Mercurialis annua linkage group LG1-X, ddMerAnnu1.2, whole genome shotgun sequence genomic DNA includes:
- the LOC126664798 gene encoding cysteine-rich repeat secretory protein 38-like isoform X2 is translated as MEILILLTTLLALLSYSSCSDTNQILGAECSADIKANLTNDYQINFKNLMDSLATNAPSNNGFYKAESGKNSDKIYGLTQCRADLSSANCAACIKNATLNRGCYTDSKSVTKWYRWCFLRYSNQRFFGVWDRSAMAIANDTNLEDPNVVSKTLNFMNDLVSTAPDQPLMFQTKVLDVGKYEKRYALAQCTRDISRQDCGKCFDDQLVIFRSRIGNKKEWEAHGHGCSMWYGDSQFYFNYTFPKDLPTNKGGGTVNSSPERFSIGMIVPVLMFLLVL
- the LOC126664798 gene encoding cysteine-rich repeat secretory protein 38-like isoform X1, yielding MEILILLTTLLALLSYSSCSDTNQILGAECSADIKANLTNDYQINFKNLMDSLATNAPSNNGFYKAESGKNSDKIYGLTQCRADLSSANCAACIKNATLNRGCYTDSKSVTKWYRWCFLRYSNQRFFGVWDRSAMAIANDTNLEDPNVVSKTLNFMNDLVSTAPDQPLMFQTKVLDVGKYEKRYALAQCTRDISRQDCGKCFDDQLVIFRSRIGNKKEWEAHGHGCSMWYGDSQFYFNYTFPKDLPTNKGENTGGGTVNSSPERFSIGMIVPVLMFLLVL